One Salmo salar chromosome ssa01, Ssal_v3.1, whole genome shotgun sequence DNA window includes the following coding sequences:
- the LOC106607954 gene encoding inactive phospholipase D5 isoform X1, producing the protein MKSQQKCIVIFALVCCFAVLVALIFSAVDVWGEDEDGITEENCNKNCRVVLVENIPEDVTFSENGTAHLTLSAGLHSLLDLAVAGRSVEIVSPQWNLNSSDNESSFLPSSRQGQALLQRLQGLKKKGVNLKIASGMIDSVELKSLSRLSEVHYINMTALTKGFLHSSFWVVDRKHIYIGSATMDWRSLSTMKELGIIIYNCSCLALDLHRVFNLYWQLQYKDFIPSIWSKRLSALWNKDENLPLLFNNTKAEVFLSSSPDVFCPKDRTRDLDAISYVIQKAKRFIYISITDYLPLTNRNSHRYWSGIDGMLREALILRNIKVRLLVSCWEQTHPLTFNFVWSLKTLCMELPNCSLEAKFFSTREQRDGTLQGINHNRFIVTDSAVYIGNFDWVGNEFMFNAGAGMVISQAEGLKERNSTLVEQVRAAFQRDWYSRHTMSLQANKIPVCNKHQLNQLAHLKISQPPESNGSHESPNGSL; encoded by the exons TCTCAGCAGAAATGCATCGTAATCTTTGCTTTGGTGTgctgtttcgctgtcctggtggCCTTGATCTTCTCGGCGGTGGATGTCTGGGGAGAGGATGAAGACGGTATAACAGAAGAGAACTGTAACAAGAACTGCAG GGTAGTGCTTGTGGAGAATATTCCAGAAGATGTCACCTTCTCTGAGAATGGTACGGCCCACCTCACCCTCTCTGCTGGGCTGCACAGCCTACTGGACCTGGCCGTGGCTGGTCGTTCTGTGGAGATTGTGTCACCACAATGGAACCTGAACTCCTCTGACAATGAATCAAGCTTCCTACCATCTTCTAGGCAG GGTCAGGCTTTGCTGCAAAGACTGCAGGGGCTGAAGAAGAAGGGAGTCAATTTGAAGATAGCTAGTGGAATGATCGACTCTGTAGAGCTCAAGAGCCTTTCTCGTCTGA GTGAGGTGCACTACATTAACATGACAGCCCTGACCAAAGGCTTCCTGCACTCTTCTTTCTGGGTGGTGGACAGGAAGCACATCTACATCGGCAGTGCCACCATGGACTGGCGATCACTATCCACG ATGAAAGAACTGGGGATCATCATCTACAACTGTAGTTGTCTGGCACTGGACCTGCACAGGGTATTCAACCTCTACTGGCAGCTGCAGTATAAGGACTTTATACCGTCCATCTGGTCCAAGAGGCTGAGTGCCCTGTGGAACAAAGATGAAAACCTCCCACTTCTCTTCAACAACACCAAGGCTGAGGTCTTTCTCTCT AGCTCTCCAGATGTCTTCTGCCCTAAAGACAGGACCAGAGACCTCGACGCCATATCCTATGTGATCCAAAAGGCCAAGAGGTTCATCTATATATCCATTACAGACTACCTGCCACTCACTAACAGGAATTCTCACAG ATACTGGTCAGGTATAGATGGGATGCTTCGGGAGGCCTTGATCCTGAGAAACATCAAAGTGCGTCTGTTAGTAAGCTGTTGGGAGCAGACACACCCCCTGACCTTTAACTTTGTGTGGTCCCTGAAGACCTTGTGTATGGAGCTCCCCAACTGTTCACTGGAGGCT AAGTTCTTCAGCACCAGGGAGCAGAGAGATGGCACGCTACAGGGAATCAACCATAACAGATTCATAGTGACAGATAGTGCTGTGTACATAG GGAACTTTGACTGGGTGGGGAATGAGTTTATGTTCAACGCTGGAGCAGGCATGGTGATCAGTCAGGCAGAGGGGCTGAAGGAGAGGAACTCAACGTTGGTGGAACAGGTGAGGGCTGCGTTCCAGCGGGACTGGTATTCACGCCACACCATGAGCCTGCAGGCTAACAAGATCCCAGTCTGCAACAAGCACCAGCTCAACCAATTGGCACATCTCAAAATCAGTCAACCACCAGAGAGCAATGGGAGTCACGAGAGTCCCAATGGCTCCCTCTGA
- the LOC106607954 gene encoding inactive phospholipase D5 isoform X2 has translation MKSQQKCIVIFALVCCFAVLVALIFSAVDVWGEDEDGITEENCNKNCRVVLVENIPEDVTFSENGTAHLTLSAGLHSLLDLAVAGRSVEIVSPQWNLNSSDNESSFLPSSRQGQALLQRLQGLKKKGVNLKIASGMIDSVELKSLSRLSEVHYINMTALTKGFLHSSFWVVDRKHIYIGSATMDWRSLSTMKELGIIIYNCSCLALDLHRVFNLYWQLQYKDFIPSIWSKRLSALWNKDENLPLLFNNTKAEVFLSSSPDVFCPKDRTRDLDAISYVIQKAKRFIYISITDYLPLTNRNSHRYWSGIDGMLREALILRNIKVRLLVSCWEQTHPLTFNFVWSLKTLCMELPNCSLEAKFFSTREQRDGTLQGINHNRFIVTDSAVYIGNFDWVGNEFMFNAGAGMVISQAEGLKERNSTLVEQRRIPPASTK, from the exons TCTCAGCAGAAATGCATCGTAATCTTTGCTTTGGTGTgctgtttcgctgtcctggtggCCTTGATCTTCTCGGCGGTGGATGTCTGGGGAGAGGATGAAGACGGTATAACAGAAGAGAACTGTAACAAGAACTGCAG GGTAGTGCTTGTGGAGAATATTCCAGAAGATGTCACCTTCTCTGAGAATGGTACGGCCCACCTCACCCTCTCTGCTGGGCTGCACAGCCTACTGGACCTGGCCGTGGCTGGTCGTTCTGTGGAGATTGTGTCACCACAATGGAACCTGAACTCCTCTGACAATGAATCAAGCTTCCTACCATCTTCTAGGCAG GGTCAGGCTTTGCTGCAAAGACTGCAGGGGCTGAAGAAGAAGGGAGTCAATTTGAAGATAGCTAGTGGAATGATCGACTCTGTAGAGCTCAAGAGCCTTTCTCGTCTGA GTGAGGTGCACTACATTAACATGACAGCCCTGACCAAAGGCTTCCTGCACTCTTCTTTCTGGGTGGTGGACAGGAAGCACATCTACATCGGCAGTGCCACCATGGACTGGCGATCACTATCCACG ATGAAAGAACTGGGGATCATCATCTACAACTGTAGTTGTCTGGCACTGGACCTGCACAGGGTATTCAACCTCTACTGGCAGCTGCAGTATAAGGACTTTATACCGTCCATCTGGTCCAAGAGGCTGAGTGCCCTGTGGAACAAAGATGAAAACCTCCCACTTCTCTTCAACAACACCAAGGCTGAGGTCTTTCTCTCT AGCTCTCCAGATGTCTTCTGCCCTAAAGACAGGACCAGAGACCTCGACGCCATATCCTATGTGATCCAAAAGGCCAAGAGGTTCATCTATATATCCATTACAGACTACCTGCCACTCACTAACAGGAATTCTCACAG ATACTGGTCAGGTATAGATGGGATGCTTCGGGAGGCCTTGATCCTGAGAAACATCAAAGTGCGTCTGTTAGTAAGCTGTTGGGAGCAGACACACCCCCTGACCTTTAACTTTGTGTGGTCCCTGAAGACCTTGTGTATGGAGCTCCCCAACTGTTCACTGGAGGCT AAGTTCTTCAGCACCAGGGAGCAGAGAGATGGCACGCTACAGGGAATCAACCATAACAGATTCATAGTGACAGATAGTGCTGTGTACATAG GGAACTTTGACTGGGTGGGGAATGAGTTTATGTTCAACGCTGGAGCAGGCATGGTGATCAGTCAGGCAGAGGGGCTGAAGGAGAGGAACTCAACGTTGGTGGAACAG CGCAGAATTCCTCCAGCCTCGACCAAATGA